A single genomic interval of Mucilaginibacter robiniae harbors:
- a CDS encoding S9 family peptidase, protein MKKAFLLLFHSFLIISAALAQQNSTIEVTDLTRIKQISGVALSHDGKKVAFTLTSIIPDQKNSKEYTYQNQVWLASTDNSFTPHALLDSTASQAAWSTDDQTIAVVSSIKGRSQIFLVPANGGQPVQLTHAQYGASSPQWSPNGKRILFSVNLSLNELLKDSVLNSQKQVPAWASEKPGYSQFPGLPTIVPNPNGNFAAIRSYLAQDEADHKVKVFNKLNFEGEATTEPDFRFTHYFIMNAEAGAKPRPLTNGFNSFSNAQFMPDGRSIIISAPDSTANPDRAVQAAIYSIPVAGGSRKLVLAQDNAMLSNAAISPSGQYLVYTSGKSMVIDIPEIKILDLQHPTQIITIPLDRSAANFTWSADSKYLYFTAQSNGGIPIYRVNVTNTKPEQLSSFEAGLSGLDVGKKLLVYVKTEVANPFELYVSDLSNKSPKRLTSFNYEWLKDKKLSYPEKKYYTNSKGLKVEYWVMKPTNFQTGKKYPIMLQIHGGPTAMWGPGESSMWHEYQFFCAHGYGVVYSNPRGSGGYGLDFLKANYQDWGTGPTEDVLAALDSTLAEGWGDPAKTVATGGSYAGYLTAWLASHTKRFAAISSQRGVYDLTTFFGEGNAWRLVPMYFGGYPWEPQIKPILTRESPFTYVNQITTPYLMLHGETDLRTGIVQGEMMYKALKVLNRPVEYVQHPGGTHELSRSGNVRQRIDQMLRIYEFFGRYIQE, encoded by the coding sequence ATGAAAAAAGCTTTCCTCCTACTCTTCCATTCCTTTCTTATCATCAGTGCAGCTTTAGCACAGCAAAATAGTACAATAGAAGTTACCGATTTGACTCGCATTAAACAAATCAGCGGGGTAGCGCTATCGCACGATGGTAAGAAAGTAGCTTTTACACTTACTTCCATCATCCCCGATCAAAAGAATAGCAAAGAGTACACCTACCAAAACCAAGTATGGCTAGCCTCTACCGATAACAGCTTTACCCCACACGCTTTGCTAGACAGCACAGCCAGTCAAGCCGCTTGGTCGACCGATGACCAGACGATTGCCGTAGTCAGTTCCATAAAAGGCCGAAGCCAGATTTTTCTGGTGCCTGCCAACGGCGGGCAGCCTGTACAACTTACGCATGCACAGTATGGCGCTTCATCGCCGCAGTGGTCGCCTAATGGTAAACGGATTTTATTCAGCGTTAACCTATCGCTAAATGAACTACTGAAAGATTCGGTACTGAACAGCCAGAAGCAAGTTCCTGCTTGGGCATCCGAAAAGCCGGGATATAGCCAGTTTCCAGGCTTACCAACCATTGTACCTAACCCCAATGGTAATTTTGCAGCTATTCGCAGCTATCTGGCACAGGATGAAGCCGATCATAAAGTTAAAGTATTTAATAAACTAAATTTTGAAGGCGAGGCAACTACCGAGCCAGACTTTCGCTTTACACATTATTTTATTATGAATGCCGAAGCTGGCGCTAAACCTCGTCCGCTTACCAATGGGTTCAACAGCTTCAGCAATGCACAGTTTATGCCCGATGGCAGGTCTATCATCATATCAGCCCCTGATTCAACGGCTAATCCTGATCGTGCTGTACAAGCTGCTATTTATTCTATCCCAGTGGCAGGTGGTAGTCGTAAGCTGGTTCTTGCCCAAGATAACGCGATGCTCAGCAACGCCGCTATTTCACCGTCAGGCCAGTATCTGGTCTATACCTCGGGTAAAAGCATGGTTATAGATATTCCCGAAATTAAAATTTTAGATTTGCAACATCCTACACAAATAATTACTATTCCGCTAGACCGTTCAGCTGCTAACTTCACCTGGTCGGCCGATAGCAAGTATTTGTATTTTACGGCACAATCCAACGGTGGTATTCCCATTTACCGGGTGAATGTAACTAACACTAAACCCGAACAGCTCAGCAGCTTTGAAGCGGGCTTAAGCGGACTGGATGTAGGTAAAAAATTGTTGGTGTATGTAAAAACCGAAGTTGCTAACCCTTTCGAGCTTTATGTAAGTGATCTCAGCAATAAATCACCCAAACGCCTTACCAGCTTCAATTACGAGTGGCTGAAAGATAAAAAGCTCAGCTACCCGGAAAAGAAGTATTATACCAACAGCAAAGGTTTGAAAGTAGAATATTGGGTCATGAAGCCAACCAACTTTCAAACTGGTAAAAAGTACCCTATCATGCTGCAAATACACGGCGGACCAACTGCTATGTGGGGCCCTGGCGAAAGTAGCATGTGGCACGAGTACCAATTTTTCTGCGCACATGGTTATGGTGTGGTTTACTCCAATCCGCGTGGTTCAGGTGGTTATGGTTTGGATTTTTTGAAAGCTAACTACCAGGATTGGGGTACTGGCCCAACCGAAGATGTGTTGGCTGCTCTGGATAGCACTTTAGCCGAAGGCTGGGGCGATCCGGCTAAAACCGTAGCTACAGGTGGCTCATACGCCGGTTACTTAACAGCTTGGTTAGCCAGCCATACCAAACGTTTTGCAGCTATTTCATCACAACGTGGCGTGTATGACCTGACTACCTTTTTTGGCGAGGGTAACGCTTGGCGCTTAGTACCCATGTACTTTGGTGGTTACCCTTGGGAACCGCAAATTAAGCCTATTCTAACTCGCGAATCGCCGTTTACCTATGTAAATCAGATTACCACGCCTTACCTCATGTTGCATGGCGAAACCGACCTACGTACCGGCATTGTACAAGGCGAAATGATGTACAAAGCTTTAAAAGTATTAAACCGCCCCGTAGAATACGTACAGCATCCCGGCGGCACGCACGAACTCTCCCGCTCGGGCAACGTACGCCAGCGCATTGACCAAATGTTACGGATTTATGAATTCTTTGGGCGGTATATTCAAGAATGA
- a CDS encoding MutS-related protein gives MAFDVDQQTRNDLAITAAYGDTASIMSLFKPRTLGGRLVLADWFDAPLHDANLINERLEFIRYLQQTGTEASFHKDDLDFIEHYLKQDNYPQKVSSYQAVKSYAQHLLKPSAEYYVITRGIQLLLNLISTLNQYFATFEVQHHSPAIGLRYKTFLNETLSQPNFAAIMPLLILKKLNALQIQECDYVFRYQGREAIKTLLNMVYQLDVFSAVAHTAEQLNFSYPIIKSDADSCLILNGLFHPLIKSPIRNDITFNAEHNVCFVTGANMAGKSTLLKSIAVCVLLVHIGFPVPATSMQTSVFNGLITTINLADNLVQGYSHFYSEVIRVKQVAQKIKQRGKLVVVFDELFRGTNVKDAYDSSLAIIQAFAKIRNCIFIISTHITEVAYELKKLNNISFRYMETKMQEGVPTYSYQLQNGITDERLGYWIVQNEKIIEIIENSSPQDKTV, from the coding sequence ATGGCTTTTGATGTCGACCAACAAACCCGCAATGATTTGGCAATCACGGCAGCTTACGGGGATACGGCATCGATAATGAGCCTGTTTAAACCGCGTACCTTAGGCGGCAGACTAGTTCTGGCTGATTGGTTTGATGCTCCTTTACACGATGCAAATTTAATTAACGAGCGGCTGGAATTTATTCGCTATCTCCAGCAAACCGGTACCGAAGCTAGCTTTCATAAAGATGATTTAGACTTTATTGAGCATTACTTGAAGCAGGATAATTATCCTCAGAAGGTTTCTTCCTATCAGGCCGTTAAAAGCTATGCTCAACATTTACTCAAGCCATCAGCCGAATACTATGTTATTACACGCGGCATCCAGTTGCTACTAAATCTGATTAGCACTTTGAACCAATATTTTGCTACGTTTGAAGTTCAGCACCACAGCCCGGCTATAGGTTTACGCTATAAAACTTTCCTAAATGAAACTTTAAGCCAGCCCAATTTTGCAGCCATTATGCCGCTGTTAATACTTAAAAAGCTAAATGCCCTGCAAATACAGGAGTGTGATTATGTGTTTCGCTATCAAGGGCGTGAAGCAATAAAAACCTTACTGAATATGGTTTACCAGTTGGATGTATTCAGTGCAGTTGCCCACACAGCCGAGCAGCTCAATTTCAGCTATCCAATTATTAAATCTGATGCAGACTCCTGTTTAATCTTGAACGGACTATTTCATCCTTTAATCAAAAGCCCAATCAGGAATGATATTACATTTAATGCCGAACATAATGTTTGTTTTGTAACCGGCGCTAATATGGCAGGCAAATCCACCTTGTTAAAATCTATAGCTGTTTGTGTATTACTAGTACACATTGGTTTTCCCGTGCCGGCCACATCTATGCAAACCAGCGTTTTTAATGGGTTAATAACTACTATTAACCTGGCTGATAATTTAGTTCAGGGCTATAGCCATTTTTACAGCGAAGTAATTCGGGTAAAACAAGTAGCGCAAAAAATCAAACAGCGCGGCAAATTGGTAGTGGTGTTTGATGAGCTATTTCGTGGCACCAATGTAAAAGACGCTTATGATTCTTCCTTAGCCATTATACAAGCTTTTGCCAAAATCAGGAACTGCATTTTTATCATTTCCACCCACATTACCGAAGTAGCCTACGAACTAAAAAAGCTGAACAACATCAGCTTCCGCTATATGGAAACTAAGATGCAGGAAGGCGTGCCTACCTACAGCTACCAGCTTCAGAATGGCATCACCGACGAACGCTTGGGCTACTGGATAGTACAGAATGAAAAGATTATTGAAATTATTGAAAATAGTTCACCGCAAGATAAGACAGTATAA